AAAAAATGGAGATCGATCGAGTCGAAACGAGGTGGGCAAAAAGAATCCGCCAATCGCATAAATTCTATGTAAAAAGGAATTATCTCGAATCATTCTAATATTCAAAACGGTCGCAAAAACCAAAGCCATCACCTAACGTCGACAAGATGCCAAGTTCAAAGAAGAATCCGCCGATCGATTGACAAAGACTAGGATTCGAATTTGTTCTTTCACTCCAAAGAAGTGGCGAACTGGAAAACCAATTCTTATCGACAAAATAGCAGAGCAAAACAAGCATTGCTCGTGTTCTTTGAATCTCTATCCAACACGAGCATCCTGACAGGAATGATCACGCCCGCAGTGATGATCACCGCCTGTGCCAGTCTTATTTTTTCAACCGCGAATCGTTTGGGTCGAATTTTTGACCGAGTCAATCTTCTCAAGGCGGAAGTGGAAGGAGTTCTTGCGGGGAAGCTGACCTATCCATCGGAAAGAATGGAAAATCTCAAAGTTCAGCTTAAAATTCAAAGAATCCGCGCCGTCCTGATCCAAAGATCGATGGCATTTCTTTATACCGCCACTTCTCTTTTTGTTCTTTCTAGCTTAGGGTTTGCGTTCTCCCGGGCTTTATTTCCTGATTTTTCATGGTTTGCGACTCTGATGGCTCTTTTCGGCGGTGTTTCTCTCTTTATTGCGAGCATTTTTCTGCTCTATGAAAGTCGATATAATTTAAAATTTATCAAGGGATTGATCGATCTCACAGAGTTTTTAGGCAGTAAAATTCCGGATTCGAATTCCAATCCATAAACGAACCTCGCCTAAAACCGATTTCGGTCTTAGGAAATCATTCTTTCTCTTTTCGATTTCGCTTATCAAAATACCTCCT
This window of the Leptospira stimsonii genome carries:
- a CDS encoding DUF2721 domain-containing protein, yielding MITPAVMITACASLIFSTANRLGRIFDRVNLLKAEVEGVLAGKLTYPSERMENLKVQLKIQRIRAVLIQRSMAFLYTATSLFVLSSLGFAFSRALFPDFSWFATLMALFGGVSLFIASIFLLYESRYNLKFIKGLIDLTEFLGSKIPDSNSNP